The sequence GCGTTGTCGATATCGGTCCAAACGGCGCTCTTCTTCTCCGACGCTGATATAGGCGTAGTTCCCATAATCTGGCCCATGTTTAGACCGCCGAACGAACTATGTCCGTGGCCGAGCGACAGATCCAGAGTCCTGAGATCGCGGAGAATTCTGCATTTTGCTACAGAGACTTCTGCGCCGACCCAAGGTCGAACTTCTGAAATGGATGTCTCCGCGGTGCTCCCGAGGTAGAGGACCGGGATGCCTGCGGGGTTGGCTCGGCCCTCTTTCGCGCGGCGTTCCAGTGGCTTCATCCGCTTTGCACCGAAACCTGAAGTGTACTCGCCGATCCAATTTCCTTGTTCATCATGCTGGTCGAAGACCTCGACGCCTTGCTGCGCACGAAACAGAATGCGTCCGGTGTGCAGTGTCTGATCACGCTGTTCGATCGTTGCGATGACTGTTGCCAAAAAGGCTTGGATTGCGGGGTCCCAAACGTACCGGCTCGAATGGCGCACTCGATCCGCATAGACGTCGTAACTGCGCCAAGACGCAAACTCCTTGGCGTCGGGATTGTCGAGTTCCATCACTGGCTCCGAAGCGAGGCGGATTTGGCCCTTTGCCGCCGCTCCGCGAGATAGGCAGCTGCCTTTCCGCTTTCAACGAAATCGAACGCACTAATCTTTGCATCCAGTATCGTCGGATGATCGACCTTTCCACGCGCTTCGTCGAGGTGAAACCGAAACTGCCCAGGGGCCGTCGAAACGATTAGGATCGCAATGCCGCTACGTCGGATGGACAGGCTCCCGTCGCTGTTAGCCTGCCATTTGCTGGAACCGACGAAGCGCTTTCTCCGATCGAGAAAGTTCAGGAACTCGGCATGGCTCTCAGTTCCTACGGTGCCCTCGGTGAGATCATCGCAACATTTTTCGCCGACGACCATTGCCCACCATTTAGGATGGAACACCATGTGGGCGTAGCGCAGCGCCTGACCACATTGTTCGCATTCGCCATCTAAACCGCCGAGATCGTCATGCCCGATAAGGACCCAGTCCTTCGATGGCTGGATAATGCCATGCTCCTTTGCGTGGCATCCTCTGCAAAGAACTTCACATTCCTGGTAGGGATATTCCCAGGGGAGGCGTCCCGCGACATAATCGCGATGATGGACTTGAAGCACAACCTCGTCGCCGGAGCGACGGCAGTGGGCACATACTCCACCATGCAGCCTGATCTGCTCTGCACGATAGGCTGCCCATTCCTTGTGCCGGTATAAGTTCATCTCGCCCCAAGATCGCTCCGTCCGATACCTTAGCATATTGGAGCGGGGATTACTTCCTGCCGCGAAAGCGTTCGAAACGGGCCTTGCCCGCCGCTGTCTCAACAGCGACGTTTGCATTGCTGCATTCATCACCGCCCATATCGCCCGCCTTACAGCGATTGACGATATCGCGCGCCTCTTCAAGATTGGCCTCGAAGTATTGAACGCTTCGCGGTTCGGGCGGCGCGCATGCTGTCAGGGTCGCGAGGCCGGCGATCGCCAGCATCTTCACATCGGACATCGTCACCTCCAGTGGCCGATCTTAGCGCCAGAGTGTCCGAAACTGCAGCGGCGTGCTGGCAGATAGAACCAGATTGGGGCTGTTCTCCTGTACGGCCACTTTGCCGCCGGCTTCGTGTCGCAATATGGGGTGCAGGAGCCTTGCGAGGATGGACTAAGGGGGAAATGATGTCGAAATTGAACGCCGCTCTGCCTGCCTCGATCGCATCGAAAGAGACAACTACTGCCCTCGCGACGGTCGGTGATGCTGCCCTCGACGCCGCTATTTCTTCGGGTGCATTGGACGGCGTGCCCATCCTTGGCGCGGCGACCGGAATTTGGCGCGCGCACAAGGAGATCGGGCAACAATTATTCACGCGGAAGGTCGTTCGTTTTCTTCGCGAAACCAATCAAACAACGGATCAGGAGCGGATCGATTTCGTGGACCGTCTCAAAGCTGAGGGAAAGACAGAGGATTTTGGAGAAGCGATCCTTCTTATTCTCGATCGTCTCGATGATACGGTGAAGCCCGTCATCCTCGGGCGGCTCGTCGCGGCGCATATTCGCGGCGATATGGATTATGATAAGATGATGCGTCTGACGTCGATTGTGTCGCGCTGTTATGCCGAAGATCTCGAATTGCTGCGTAACTTCAGCGATGGCGTTCAGGGCGAGAAGACGCTGATCGCCGAGAGTTTGCTCGCAGCGGGCCTTTTGTCCAATGGCGGCATCGATGGCGGGGATTTTTCGGATCCGCTTGCAGGCGGCATCATTTTCAATCTCAATGAGTATGGCGATTTGCTCAAGCGGTTTGGGCTTTAGGCCGTAAATCGCAAAATCGGCGGAAAGCGCCCTGCCGAGATTTTTCTCATTTTTTTGATGCAAATTTTCTGCGCAGCAAATATCAGCTTTTTTCCGAATATTCACCTTTTTGCTGATTTTTGCTGGACACGAAATATGGCCGAATTTGAAAATTCCCAGCGCGAATTGCTCGATGCGCTTTTGGAAGCGCTATTGGCGCTGCCTCAGTCGCACGCGCAAATCGAGCGATATGAGGTCGAAATCGGGCCTCGCGGCCGCGCCGACGCGCTGATCGGCGCATTTATCAACCGCCAGCCGTTGGTCTTGCTCGTTGAAATCAAGGCGCAGCTTTTTCCGCGCGATGTGCGCGAAGCAATCTGGCAGCTTCGGAATAATCAGGCCCATCTCAGCAATTCCGGTGACGACCGGGAAATCATTCCTTTTTTTGTCGCCCGTGCGATCTCGCCGGGCGCTCGAGAGATTTTTCGGGAAGAGCGCGTCGGATATTTCGACCTTGGAGGCTCACTTTATATTCCGGGCAAAAAGGCCTTTATATTCCTCGATAAACCGGCTCCGAAAAAAGGGGCGAAGAAATTCGATTCCATTTTTCAGGGGCAAAAAGCGCGCGCGCTCCATGAAATTTATGAGCGGCGTCAGGACTGGTTGAGTGTGAAGGACCTCGCCGATACGAGCGGTGTTTCGCCCGCTACTGCTTCCGAAACTCTCACGGAACTAGAACGGCGCGAATGGGTCGATGTGCAGGGCGCGGGTCCGTCCAAACAGCGTCGACTGCGCGCCGCACGCCCCCTTCTAGAAGCCTGGACGAGCTACGCCAGCGATCAGAAGGCACCGACGGTGCGGCGCTACTATGTTCCGAAAGCGAGTGACGCACTGGAGCTGGCGCTGCGCCTTGATCAGGCATGCAGGGACGCGAAGGCTGCCTATGCGGTCACCGGTGAAGTGGCCGCTCAAATCTATGCGCCCTATCTCTCGTCGATCTCGCAGCTTCGTTGCCGGATCGAGCCCGGGCAGAAGCTGATCGAGGCGCTGCTTGGTCTCGACGCGCGACCCGTCGCCGAAGGCTGGAACCTCGGCATCATCGAAGCGAAGAGCCGGCGCGATGTCGCGGTGGGCCAACGGATCGATGGCGTCTGCTACGCTCCGCCGCTGCAGGTCTATCTCGACCTGCTACAGGCGTCTGGCCGTTCCCGTGAAATGGCGATGCATCTTCGTAGCGAGTGTCTGGATAAATAATGCCCAAACCACAGACGATCAGCGGCTATGAGGATATGGTCACCGATGCGTGCGAACGCGTTCTGGTCACCCTTCTGCGCGGGCTTGGGCCATGGAAGGACTCGGTCTTTCTCGTCGGGGGTCTCGCCCCGCGCTATCTCGTGACCGCAAGGCCGCCGAAGGTCCCCAAACATGCAGGCACGGGCGACGTCGACATCGTCGTCGATGTCGGAATCCTCACGACGACCGAAGCTTACAGCACGCTCGAAGAAAATCTGAAGGCGATGAACTTCGAGCGCGCCGAGAATGACAAGGGCGCGAAGCAATCCTGGCGGTGGCGCGCCGAGATCGAGGACGGCACGACGATGATCCTCGAATTTCTGGCGGACTCGCCAGAACTCGGAGGCGGCAAGGTCAAGGAACTGCCATCGGACGGCAACGTCTCGGCGCTGAATATCCCCTTGTCGATACCGGATGTATTCTCCCCAGAAGTGCCGAATGAAAATTCCCCAGTTTGAGGTGAGCGCCAATTCGCTCCGGGGCTAGCCCCGGAGCGAATTGGCAACGACCCGCACGGATCCCTCCTATGCTTGCCCGGATTGGCGGGAGGCGTGGCAGGTGATCAGACTTGAGGAAATTGTCATGATCCATGACTTGAAGCGGCAGGGGCTGTCGGTGTCGGCGATTGCGCGGCAGACGGGCCTTGATCGAAAGACGGTACGCAAACACCTGGCCGGCGGCGTGAAGGCGCCGGTGTACAAGCCCCGGCCACCCCGTCCGCGGGAGCTGGAACCCTACGAACCATATCTTCGCGATCGCATCGCGTTATATCCTGGGTTGTCTGGCAAGCGTCTCTTCCGCGAAATCGCTGCGATGGGGTTCAAGGGCGGCTACACGACCGTCACGGACTTCCTGCGCCAGATGCGGCCGCGGCGAGTGGTCCCGTTTGAGCGGCGCTTCGAAACACCCGCGGGACGGCAGGCCCAGGTGGACTTCGCCCAGTTCAAGGTGGCGTTCAGCGATGAGCCGGGCGTGACCCGGATCTTCTGGCTGTTCTCGATGGTGTTGGGTCATAGCCGCTGGCTGTGGGGTCGGTTCTGTCCGACCCAGGATCTGCAGACGGTGATGCGCTGCCACATCGACGCCTTCGATGCGATGGGCGGTGCCCCGTCCGAGGTGCTTTACGACCGCATGAAAACCGCTGTGATCGATGAGGATGCCGAGGGTATTGTGATCTACAATCGGTCGCTGGTGGCCTTGCTGGATCATTACGGCGCTTTGCCGCGTGCATGCAGGCCCTATCGGGCGAAAACCAAGGGCAAGATCGAACGGCCCTACCGCTACATCCGTCAGGACTTCTTCCTTGGACGCACCTTCTGCAACGCTGATGACCTGAACAGGCAGTTCCGCGAATGGCTGGACACGGTCGCGAATGTTCGGTTGCATGCCACGACCCGGCGGATCGTCAGCGAGCACTTTGCCGAGGAGCAACCGGTCCTGACGGCCTTGCCTGCGGCCCCATACAATGCGGTGCTCACGATCGAGCGGCGAGTCAGCCATGAAGGCATGGTATCGGTTGGCGGCAATCTCTACTCGGTGCCCGACGCTACGCGCAAACGGGTCGTGGAGGTGCAGAATCATCCCCGTGAGATCAGGATCTTCGAGGATCGCAAGCTGATCGCGGTGCATCCCGTTCTCGATGGACGCAATCAGCGCCGGGTTGATCCTTCCCACCGGCGGCTCGCTCCGCCTCGCGCGGCAACAGTGCCGCCGCCTGCAGGGCTTGAGATTACCAGGCGCTCGCTGGGCTTCTACGAGGCGGTAGGACGGCGACTGGCCGGCAGCGAGGTACGGCCATGACGGAGATCATCGACCGCATCCGCACGAGCCTGGTTGGCCTGAGAATGCCCCGCGCGCTCGAGGTACTTGATCATACCATGCGGTGTCTGGAGCGCGGCGAAATGACCGCGCTTGAAGCCATCGATGTCTTGCTCTCGCATGAGTATGGCAATCGGGAAAGCAGGCGCTTCACTGTCGGGCTCAAGACCTCACGGCTCATGCCCATGAAAACCCTCGAAGGCTTCGACTTCTCGTTCCAGCCTTCGCTGGATCGCGGCCGCATCCTCGCACTGGCGCAGCTCGACTTTATCGAGCGCGGCGAGGTGGTCCATCTGCTGGGACCGCCGGGCACAGGCAAGAGCCATCTGGCGACAGCCTTGGGCGCAGAGGCTGTTCGCGCTGGCAAGCGTGTTTACCGCGCCAGTCTGGCTGAGGTGATCGACATGCTGGTGCGTGCCGAGCGTGACGGACGGCTTCCCGAACGGCTCCGGTTCTTCAACCGAAACACCCTCCTTATCGTCGATGAGATCGGCTACCTCCCGGTTACGCCCGGCGGTGCCAACCTCTTCTTCCAGCTGGTCAACTCCCGTTACGAAAAGGGAGCGATGATCCTCACATCCAACCGCGGCTTTGCTGAATGGGGCGAGGTGTTCGGGGATCCGGTGGTGGCAACGGCGCTCCTCGATCGCTTGCTGCACCATGCCATCGTGATCCAGATCGAGGGCGCCAGTTACCGCTTGCGCGCGCACTCCGACCTCGTGCCGGAACACACCAGGGCGATCTCAGCGATCACGCCGCCGCCGCCGCCCAAAAGGCGCGGGCGGCCACCGAAGGAGCGCACGCACGATCACTGGAACGGCTGATCACCGAAACCCAAACTGGGGAATTTTAACCCGGCACTTCTGGGGAATTATTAGTCAGCGTTGACACCCCTACGCCTCCATGGTGTTCGACCATCACGGGACCGTCGAAATCACGGCGGACCTGCTGAACGGCAAAGGCCGCGCCACCGAGGTCGTCCGCTACGCCGATATCGTCACCTTCACCTGCCTCAAGGCCTTTGCTTTCGACCAGAGGTTCGAGCGGAAGGATGCGCACGACCTGATCTACTGCATCGAAAATCTGGAAGGTGGCGTCGGTGCGGCGCAGTCCGCCTTCGCGGCAGCACTGACCGGCCCGCATGCCAACGCCATACGCGAGGCGCTTACCCGCTTGGCGGTTCGCTTTCGCGATCCCAATCCCGACGAGAGCTATTTGCGCGACGGACCAGTCGCGGTCGCTAGCTTCGAAGACGACGAAGCCGATGTCTCGGCCGACCCCGATCTGCTGAACGCCCGGATCTTGCGGCAGCGGCACGCCGCGGAGGTGATGGCTGACTTCCTGGCCCCATTCGAAATTTGATGCCGGGATGCCGTAGCTCTAGTCTGGTTCTGGTCGTTCTGACGTGACCCCCTGATTTTCCTCCAACAGTGATTAGAGTCCGGTCTTGAAGGAAGGACGGACAGATGAAGCGTTTGAGGTTTTCGGAAGAGCAGATCATCGGGGTGTTGAAGGAAGCGGAGGCGGGCGCGAAGACCGGCGAGCTGGCGCGGCGACACGGGGTGTCGGAAGCAACGATCTACAACTGGAAGGCCAAGTATGGCGGCCTTGAGGTGTCGGAGGCGAAGCGGCTACGCTCGCTCGAGGACGAGAACGCGAAGCTGAAGCGGTTGCTTGCGGACTCGATGCTGGACAATGCGGCGCTGAAGGATCTTCTCACAAAAAAATGGTGACGCCCGCCGTTCAGCGGGAAGCGGTCGCCCATCTCCAGGCTTGCCATGGGATGAGCGAGCGGCGGGCGTGCCGTGTCACAGGCGCCGATCGGAAGAGCATGCGCTACCGGTCGCAGCGTGGCGACGATGCCGAGGTTCGGGAGAAGCTGCGCGAGTTGGCGCAGCAGCGTCGCCGGTTCGGTTATCGGCGCCTGCATATCCTGCTGCGCCGGGAGGGCGTGATGATCAACAGGAAGAAGACCCAGCGCCTGTATCGAGAGGAGGGGCTGATGGTCCGACGAAGACGCAACCGGCGCCGGGCGATCGGTGCGCGGGCGCCCGCACCGGTGCTCGCGCTGCCGAACCAGCGGTGGAGCCTCGACTTTGTGCATGATCAGATGGCGTCAGGTCGGCGGTTCCGGGTGCTCAACATCGTGGACGATGTCACGCGGGAGTGCCTGCGCGCGGTGCCCGACACGTCGATCTCCGGGCGCCGGGTCGTGCGCGAGCTCAGCGATCTGATCGAGGAGCGCGGCAGACCGGGGATGATCGTCAGCGACAATGGGACCGAGCTGACATCGAACGCGGTGCTCGCATGGTGCGGTGAGGTCGGGGTCGAGTGGCATTATATCGCGCCGGGCAAGCCGATGCAGAACGGCTATGTCGAGAGCTTCAATGGCCGGATGCGCGATGAGCTTCTGAACGAGACGCTGTTCCTCGACCTCGATCATGCCCGCACAGTGATCGCGGCCTGGGCCGAAGATTACAACCAGGCGCGGCCACACTCGGCCCTTGGATATGAGACACCGGCGGCGTTCGCCGCCGAACTGCATAAGCAATGGCCTGTGCAGCTACGCCCTTCGGGCTCCGCTGCACAGGCCATTGCTTACACTGCGCTCATGCGCAACAAAGCTGCTGGGCTCTAATCCCCGCTGGTGGAAACCAGGGGGTCACGTCACGTGCCCGACACCGCTTGGCTGGCGGCCAGCGCCATCAGCGCGGTGATAGAGAAGAGCGCGATGACGGGCTTATAGGTAAGCGCCTTAGGATCGCGGACTTTCAGACCGAGATGGCGCCTCAGATCGTCAAGACCGCCGATCCGCTCGCCTTCGATGAAGGTCTGCGGCGTCGTCGCGACGCCATGTTTCGCCTTGAATGCGTCGGTTTCCTCGCGGGTCGTCAGCCAGACATCCTCGACGTCATAGCCGCGGCTGCGCAACAGATGCAGCGCCTTCAGGCCATAGGGGCAGATATGCTGCTCCATCACCATGCGATAGATGGTCGCCCGCGGCTTGCCCGAAACCGCCGCACCAGTGTGCGCTGGCGCGCTTTCGTTCGCGCGCTGAACCTGCATATTCATCGATTCGCCTTTCTTGATTCCCGATCGCTTCCCGCTATATAGGCTCCGTACCATAGTACGGAGTCAAGGCCTTGCGTGACATGACCATCGGCCAGCTTGCCCGGCAGGGCGGCGTCAATGTCGAGACGATCCGCTATTACCAACGCCGCGGCCTGTTGCCCGTTCCGCCTCAGTCGGCCAGCGCCCCGTCGGAAGGCCGAGTCCGGCGTTACGACGAGGCGGTTCTGCGCCGTCTGCGCTTCATCAAATCGGCACAGGCAGCGGGATTTACGCTCACCGAGATCGCCGAACTGCTCGAACTCGACGCGTCGAGCGATCGCGCGCGAGCGCGCGAACTGGCCGACGCGCGCATCGCGGCGATCGAAAAGACGATCGCCGAACTCGATGTGGCGCGGCGCGCGCTCATGGGCCTGTCGCGCCAATGCGCTGCCGCCGACACGCTCCACTGCCCGATCATAGCGGCGTTCGAGCAGATCTAGCCCGACTGGTCTTGGGGGCGGATGGTGCTGACGGCCCGTCTCACCTCCCTCAAACTGGTGTCAATCGGTCGCAAATGGTTCCAGCATCCCGGCTACAAGCGATGGGATGGTAACTCCGGCTGCGACATCGAGCTGAAGGCTAGCGCGGATCGCAGCCGCAGTGTCTCGCCGCTGCCGCGTCCGGAGTTGCGACGGCCGTCCGAAGTGCCTGGGTCAGGCGCCATCGAATCTCCGCGGCTAGGACCGGCATCAGAGCGAACAAATAGGCTTCCACGGGGAAGACCTGACCATAGGGTCAAGCGAGCGATTGCGTCACGTGCACGGCGCCGACCAAGGCTCCGACGAGGGGCAGAAGCGAAAAGCGCCGCTTCTGGATGAAGGTAGGAGCCTTTGGGCGTTCCGGATCAACTTCATCCTGGCGATCTGAACAAATCGGGGAGCCCAATTCCGATGGTTTTACGTCGCCCGAACCATTTTTGAGGGATGAGTCGTTCTGGTGCGTAATCAATGTCAGTAGGGGATGTTGGGTGCTTGAACCCGGAAGCCGTAAGCAGCGGTTTCCGGGCATGCATGTTTTTGTCCTCGACTTCCCCGAAACTCATTTGGGCTGCGCGAAAGGGCAGTTCTTCGAAACAGGGGAAGCATAATGAACAAATTATACTGTTATTCGTCGACGAAGCGCGCAATGCAGCGAAGCTCGATGGCGGCGATTGCGGTGGCGGTCGCGTTTCCCGCGCAGGCTCAGGAAGCCCAGTCGGACGGCCTCGCCGAGATCATCGTAACGGCGGAGAAGCGCGAGGAAAATCTGCAGTCCGTTCCCGTCTCGGTGACAGCGATGACCGGCGAGGCGCTTACGGCAACGGGCATATCAAACGTCGAAGACCTCCAATTTTTTGTGCCGGGCGTGTCGATCACCAACGATTCCATGGCGATCATCAATATTCGTGGAATTGGCACCTCGGCGTTCGGCGTTGCGACCGACCCCAGCACGACAGTCCATTATGACGGCGTCTACATCTCGCGCCCGACCACAAGCTATCAGGATTTGTTCGACGTCGAACGCATCGAGGTGCTGCGCGGACCGCAAGGCGTTCTCTTCGGTCGCAACTCCGCCGGCGGCACACTCAACATCATTTCCAAAATGCCTACGGAGGATTTGACTGGCGCGCTGGGACTCACCGTCGGAAATTACGAGAAGCGCTCGCTGAGCGGCACGATTTCTGGACCGCTTGGAGCGGGCGTCCGAGGCCGCCTCACCTTGCTTGCCAACCAGCGCGACGGCATCTACCGCGACGTCGTCTCGGGACGGCGATACCAAAACGAAGATAATCTCGCTGGACGACTGACGCTTGCGATTGACGCGAGCGACCGTCTTGAGATCGTGTTGCGGGCGGATGCCAGCCGTGATCGCGAGACCGGCGCGCGGTCTGTTCGGCCCTTTTATCCGCAAGGCTTCGTCGATGCGGGGGCGACGATCCCGGCCAATGACAAAGAGGCCGCACTCGACCGCCTGCCGCGTTACGATGTCGATGCCTGGGGCGTGTCCTCGACCATGAACTGGGACGGCGGCCCGGTCACGCTCCGCTCGATTACGGCGCTGCGCAAGAGCAAGGTCGTCCAGGCGCTCGACGTTGACTCGACTGACCTCTTCCTCCGCGATATCGAATTTTACGAACGTTCCCGCAGTTTCACGCAAGAGTTCCAACTTCTCAACAACGATGCGGACAAGCTGCGCTGGATCGTCGGAGCATTCTATCTGAATGAAAAGGGCAACGACGAAATACGGATCATCGAACCGGGTCGTCGGCTCGCGATCCCGGAAAACAATACGACGAATGCATTCGCGCTCTTCGGACAAGCAAGCTACGAACTCATCGACCGCCTGCGATTGACCGGAGGGCTTCGATACTCATACGAAAAAAAGGATTTCGGATATCGTGTCCTGCTGAACGGAAATCAGGTCGATGCCGGTCAGCCCAAATCATCCTGGACCGCCTGGACTCCGAAAATTGGGATCGATTACGACCTTGCCGATGACGTCATGGCTTATGCGTCGGCAACCCGCGGGTTCAAATCGGGTGGATTCCAGCTGGGAGACGGGCGGCCTTTCCTCCCGGAGTATGTCTGGAGCTACGAAGTCGGCTTGAAGTCGACGCTCCTCGATCGCCGGCTTCGAGCTAATTTTTCGGCCTTCTATTATGATTACACCAATCTTCAGGTGGTTGAGTATAACAATGGCGTTGCCAGTACCACCAACGCCGGCAAGGCGACGATCAAGGGCGTTGAAGCGGAACTGATGGCACGGCCGTTCGATCGCCTGACGCTTACATCCACGATCGCTTATCTCGATGCGCGCTACGATGTCTATTTTGACGACGTCGGCGCAAGCCTCAAGGGCAAGCGGCTGCCGAACGCGCCGAAGTGGAACATCACTCTCGGCGGAGAATATAAGGCCTCCCTGGGCGGCGGAATGCTGACATTACGGACCGATATCTCCTGGCGCGACAGCATCTTTTTCAAGCCCAGCAACAATCCGCTTTTTTCCGGAAACGCCACGACCCTTATAAATGGGCGTGTCGCATGGCAGCCGGCGAGCGAAGCGTGGGAAATTGCGCTTTATGGCCGAAATCTCACCAACGAGCGCTATGTGAGCTATAGTACGATCGGGACGGACGCGACGGGTGTCTCGAACCCTACTCTTCCGCTCTACATCTACGGCGAGCCGCGCCAGTACGGATTGCAGCTGCGCTACTTTTTCTGAGGTTCCTCGTCCTGCGAGGTCCCCCGGCGACTCCCCTACGGTCGTCGGTCCCCCTGGGCGCTTGCGCCCGGGGGGAATACTCCCTCTGAACGCAGGACATGATATGTCCCTGTTCTCACCGGCGCCGTTACTTGAACGGCCCTGCTGATGGCACGATGAGCCGGACAGTAAGATGGCACGAACAGATACGGGCTAGTCCCATCCTGAACGTCGGTAGCGCGCGCGATTTCGATGCCCGGCTTTCCCTGTGACGCCGCGAGGATGCAAAGACCAACTGCTTTCGGAGGCCTACGCGTCGTCGGCTGCCTCACGGCAATGGATGGGAGATCGCCTTGATCGCCTTCAGGCCCGTACCGAAGCGGGCAATGGCGACCCTGTTCTGTTCGAGCTCGGCGTAGGGCAGGTAGGAAATGTCGAGATCACCGATCCGGCTGAAAGCCGGGCGTCGGAGCTGAGCGCGGACATCGGCTTCTCGCGCATCGGGTGCAACCAGGAAAAGTGGCGTCGACAAATGAAGATTCTCGCTGCTCAGCGCGAGATCAAGCATGCGGACAATTCCGGAATAAATGGATGTCGAATGCTCGACTTCGAATGCCGCCGCGAC is a genomic window of Sphingopyxis sp. FD7 containing:
- a CDS encoding RES family NAD+ phosphorylase; the encoded protein is MELDNPDAKEFASWRSYDVYADRVRHSSRYVWDPAIQAFLATVIATIEQRDQTLHTGRILFRAQQGVEVFDQHDEQGNWIGEYTSGFGAKRMKPLERRAKEGRANPAGIPVLYLGSTAETSISEVRPWVGAEVSVAKCRILRDLRTLDLSLGHGHSSFGGLNMGQIMGTTPISASEKKSAVWTDIDNAFSRPVTLSDDSADYVPTQILAELFRAQGYDAIAYKSQFGDDEGYNIAVFDPSAVDVISCAPYRVETIKVTAAQFDNDWYKHVAGEEELNQLANSTEEDHRPT
- the istA gene encoding IS21 family transposase codes for the protein MIRLEEIVMIHDLKRQGLSVSAIARQTGLDRKTVRKHLAGGVKAPVYKPRPPRPRELEPYEPYLRDRIALYPGLSGKRLFREIAAMGFKGGYTTVTDFLRQMRPRRVVPFERRFETPAGRQAQVDFAQFKVAFSDEPGVTRIFWLFSMVLGHSRWLWGRFCPTQDLQTVMRCHIDAFDAMGGAPSEVLYDRMKTAVIDEDAEGIVIYNRSLVALLDHYGALPRACRPYRAKTKGKIERPYRYIRQDFFLGRTFCNADDLNRQFREWLDTVANVRLHATTRRIVSEHFAEEQPVLTALPAAPYNAVLTIERRVSHEGMVSVGGNLYSVPDATRKRVVEVQNHPREIRIFEDRKLIAVHPVLDGRNQRRVDPSHRRLAPPRAATVPPPAGLEITRRSLGFYEAVGRRLAGSEVRP
- a CDS encoding MarR family transcriptional regulator — encoded protein: MQIFCAANISFFPNIHLFADFCWTRNMAEFENSQRELLDALLEALLALPQSHAQIERYEVEIGPRGRADALIGAFINRQPLVLLVEIKAQLFPRDVREAIWQLRNNQAHLSNSGDDREIIPFFVARAISPGAREIFREERVGYFDLGGSLYIPGKKAFIFLDKPAPKKGAKKFDSIFQGQKARALHEIYERRQDWLSVKDLADTSGVSPATASETLTELERREWVDVQGAGPSKQRRLRAARPLLEAWTSYASDQKAPTVRRYYVPKASDALELALRLDQACRDAKAAYAVTGEVAAQIYAPYLSSISQLRCRIEPGQKLIEALLGLDARPVAEGWNLGIIEAKSRRDVAVGQRIDGVCYAPPLQVYLDLLQASGRSREMAMHLRSECLDK
- the istB gene encoding IS21-like element helper ATPase IstB yields the protein MTEIIDRIRTSLVGLRMPRALEVLDHTMRCLERGEMTALEAIDVLLSHEYGNRESRRFTVGLKTSRLMPMKTLEGFDFSFQPSLDRGRILALAQLDFIERGEVVHLLGPPGTGKSHLATALGAEAVRAGKRVYRASLAEVIDMLVRAERDGRLPERLRFFNRNTLLIVDEIGYLPVTPGGANLFFQLVNSRYEKGAMILTSNRGFAEWGEVFGDPVVATALLDRLLHHAIVIQIEGASYRLRAHSDLVPEHTRAISAITPPPPPKRRGRPPKERTHDHWNG
- a CDS encoding EexN family lipoprotein, with the protein product MSDVKMLAIAGLATLTACAPPEPRSVQYFEANLEEARDIVNRCKAGDMGGDECSNANVAVETAAGKARFERFRGRK
- a CDS encoding IS3-like element ISSpma3 family transposase (programmed frameshift), with product MKRLRFSEEQIIGVLKEAEAGAKTGELARRHGVSEATIYNWKAKYGGLEVSEAKRLRSLEDENAKLKRLLADSMLDNAALKDLLNKKMVTPAVQREAVAHLQACHGMSERRACRVTGADRKSMRYRSQRGDDAEVREKLRELAQQRRRFGYRRLHILLRREGVMINRKKTQRLYREEGLMVRRRRNRRRAIGARAPAPVLALPNQRWSLDFVHDQMASGRRFRVLNIVDDVTRECLRAVPDTSISGRRVVRELSDLIEERGRPGMIVSDNGTELTSNAVLAWCGEVGVEWHYIAPGKPMQNGYVESFNGRMRDELLNETLFLDLDHARTVIAAWAEDYNQARPHSALGYETPAAFAAELHKQWPVQLRPSGSAAQAIAYTALMRNKAAGL
- a CDS encoding TonB-dependent receptor, with amino-acid sequence MNKLYCYSSTKRAMQRSSMAAIAVAVAFPAQAQEAQSDGLAEIIVTAEKREENLQSVPVSVTAMTGEALTATGISNVEDLQFFVPGVSITNDSMAIINIRGIGTSAFGVATDPSTTVHYDGVYISRPTTSYQDLFDVERIEVLRGPQGVLFGRNSAGGTLNIISKMPTEDLTGALGLTVGNYEKRSLSGTISGPLGAGVRGRLTLLANQRDGIYRDVVSGRRYQNEDNLAGRLTLAIDASDRLEIVLRADASRDRETGARSVRPFYPQGFVDAGATIPANDKEAALDRLPRYDVDAWGVSSTMNWDGGPVTLRSITALRKSKVVQALDVDSTDLFLRDIEFYERSRSFTQEFQLLNNDADKLRWIVGAFYLNEKGNDEIRIIEPGRRLAIPENNTTNAFALFGQASYELIDRLRLTGGLRYSYEKKDFGYRVLLNGNQVDAGQPKSSWTAWTPKIGIDYDLADDVMAYASATRGFKSGGFQLGDGRPFLPEYVWSYEVGLKSTLLDRRLRANFSAFYYDYTNLQVVEYNNGVASTTNAGKATIKGVEAELMARPFDRLTLTSTIAYLDARYDVYFDDVGASLKGKRLPNAPKWNITLGGEYKASLGGGMLTLRTDISWRDSIFFKPSNNPLFSGNATTLINGRVAWQPASEAWEIALYGRNLTNERYVSYSTIGTDATGVSNPTLPLYIYGEPRQYGLQLRYFF
- a CDS encoding HNH endonuclease, yielding MNLYRHKEWAAYRAEQIRLHGGVCAHCRRSGDEVVLQVHHRDYVAGRLPWEYPYQECEVLCRGCHAKEHGIIQPSKDWVLIGHDDLGGLDGECEQCGQALRYAHMVFHPKWWAMVVGEKCCDDLTEGTVGTESHAEFLNFLDRRKRFVGSSKWQANSDGSLSIRRSGIAILIVSTAPGQFRFHLDEARGKVDHPTILDAKISAFDFVESGKAAAYLAERRQRAKSASLRSQ
- a CDS encoding MerR family transcriptional regulator encodes the protein MTIGQLARQGGVNVETIRYYQRRGLLPVPPQSASAPSEGRVRRYDEAVLRRLRFIKSAQAAGFTLTEIAELLELDASSDRARARELADARIAAIEKTIAELDVARRALMGLSRQCAAADTLHCPIIAAFEQI